One genomic segment of Arachis duranensis cultivar V14167 chromosome 4, aradu.V14167.gnm2.J7QH, whole genome shotgun sequence includes these proteins:
- the LOC110280508 gene encoding RHOMBOID-like protein 1 produces MEEEAPLSLRVNSRRSRTMVLPMEIDPPMPSKEAVTVEKKEVKHFMKWVSWLIPTFVIANVFVFIITMYVNNCPKNSYSCIARFLGRFCFQSFHENPLLGPSTFTLEKMGALDVQKVVYRKQVWRLITCIWLHGGVFHLLANMFGIIIIGVRLEQDAHWVAICHFWIRG; encoded by the exons ATGGAGGAAGAGGCACCACTATCTCTAAGGGTAAACTCTAGGAGAAGCAGGACTATGGTGCTCCCTATGGAGATAGACCCGCCTATGCCTTCAAAAGAAGCAGTTACAGTTGAAAAGAAGGAAGTGAAGCATTTCATGAAATGGGTTTCTTGGTTGATACCAACCTTTGTCATTGCAAATGTGTTTGTGTTCATCATCACCATGTATGTCAACAATTGTCCCAAGAATTCATATTCCTGCATTGCCAGGTTCCTTGGCCGTTTCTGCTTTCAGTCCTTCCATGAGAATCCCCTTCTTGGGCCTTCCACTTTCAC GCTAGAGAAAATGGGGGCTTTGGACGTGCAAAAAGTGGTTTACAGAAAGCAGGTTTGGCGCCTCATCACATGCATATGGTTACATGGAGGGGTGTTCCACTTATTGGCAAATATGTTTGGTATTATAATCATTGGGGTTCGCCTTGAGCAAGA TGCTCATTGGGTTGCTATATGTCATTTCTGGATTCGGGGGTAG